One window of the Rhizobiaceae bacterium genome contains the following:
- a CDS encoding U32 family peptidase — protein sequence MSAIALTLGPVFFHWPAERLADFYRRIADEAPVQRVHVGEVVCGKRMPFSDPCWPEIIERLERAGKEVVLATLAAPATVRERRSIAELCGDGRLVEVNDFTALPARSGRPFVAGPFLNVYNEAAARFLAGQGARAICPPVELSLAAVGGMAGACPGVEFEMFAFGRLPLAISGRCYHARLHGLHKDSCQFTCERDADGLAVDTLDGQAFLAINGVQTLSSQVHAFCPSPDELAGHGIRRLRLSPQSCDMIEVSKTYRALLDGQEELDSARFILSCLDLPGKMVDGYARARPGWHAVAAVD from the coding sequence ATGTCCGCGATCGCGCTGACGCTCGGGCCGGTCTTCTTCCACTGGCCGGCCGAACGGCTCGCCGATTTCTACCGCCGTATCGCCGACGAGGCTCCGGTCCAACGGGTCCATGTCGGCGAGGTCGTATGCGGCAAGCGCATGCCGTTCTCCGACCCGTGCTGGCCCGAAATCATCGAGCGTCTGGAGCGCGCCGGCAAGGAGGTCGTCCTCGCCACGCTCGCCGCGCCCGCCACGGTGCGCGAGCGCCGCAGCATAGCGGAGCTGTGCGGCGACGGGAGGCTCGTGGAAGTCAACGACTTCACCGCGCTTCCGGCCCGCTCCGGCAGGCCTTTCGTGGCCGGGCCGTTCCTCAATGTCTACAACGAGGCGGCCGCGCGGTTCCTGGCGGGGCAGGGCGCGCGCGCCATCTGCCCGCCGGTGGAACTGTCGCTCGCCGCCGTCGGCGGCATGGCCGGGGCCTGCCCCGGCGTCGAGTTCGAAATGTTCGCCTTTGGCCGGCTGCCGCTGGCCATTTCGGGACGATGCTATCACGCCCGGCTCCACGGTCTGCACAAGGATTCCTGCCAGTTCACCTGCGAGAGGGACGCGGACGGGCTGGCCGTCGACACGCTCGACGGTCAGGCCTTCCTCGCCATCAACGGCGTGCAGACGCTTTCCAGTCAGGTGCATGCATTCTGTCCGTCACCCGACGAGTTGGCCGGGCACGGAATCCGCCGTCTGCGCCTGTCGCCTCAGAGTTGCGACATGATCGAGGTGTCGAAGACCTACCGCGCTCTTCTCGACGGACAGGAAGAACTGGACAGCGCCCGCTTCATACTTTCCTGCCTCGACCTGCCGGGGAAGATGGTCGACGGCTATGCCCGCGCCAGACCGGGATGGCATGCAGTGGCCGCGGTCGACTGA
- a CDS encoding cytochrome b N-terminal domain-containing protein, whose protein sequence is MTASKPGNPAQDWPPLRHAKAGLRRIFDILERGAERLFTPALNPLAQIGALSFFLFWIVAVSGIYLFIFFDTGIVNAYSSVEWISDPHWYHAGVMRSFHRYASDLMVVTVAVHLLREFSLDRYRGTRWFSWFTGIPLIWFLYISGITGYWLVWDKLAQYVALVSAALLDVMPIFGEPLARNFLTPEHLSSRFFTLLVFLHIAVPLILLLGMWIHIQRISRPKVNPPRLLAVLMLAALLAVALWKPAVSQGPADLTKVPAEVGLDWFFLPLYPLAEAWGGWGLWALLFGVSTMLAAMPWLPPLRRAPAAEVDLPNCNGCNRCVEDCPYEAIRLVPRTDDEPFPYQAEVSPDLCVSCGICMGSCPSSTPFRRQQDLKTGIDLPGQPLRAVRESVAAASTELRGEGRAMVLACAHGAGGADMVGVVTFPCVAMIPPSLIDYILSKDLADGVVVAGCGESTAYNRLGIDWTKQRFAGKRDPYLRKRVPQERLLTLWASPFETARYDAGKAAFAESLRGMTKPSRTAARQEASGENAEDQS, encoded by the coding sequence GTGACTGCCAGCAAGCCCGGAAACCCGGCCCAGGACTGGCCGCCACTGCGCCATGCCAAGGCCGGCCTGCGCCGCATCTTCGATATTCTGGAGCGCGGGGCCGAGAGGCTGTTCACGCCGGCGCTCAACCCGCTGGCGCAGATCGGCGCGCTCTCCTTCTTCCTGTTCTGGATCGTGGCGGTCAGCGGCATCTATCTCTTCATCTTTTTCGACACCGGCATCGTCAACGCCTATTCGTCCGTCGAATGGATCAGCGATCCGCACTGGTATCATGCCGGCGTGATGCGCAGCTTCCACCGCTACGCCTCCGATCTCATGGTGGTCACCGTGGCCGTCCATCTGCTGCGGGAATTCTCTCTCGACCGCTATCGGGGCACCCGCTGGTTCTCCTGGTTCACCGGTATCCCGCTGATCTGGTTCCTCTACATTTCCGGCATCACCGGCTACTGGCTGGTATGGGACAAGCTGGCGCAATACGTCGCGCTGGTCTCGGCGGCGCTGCTCGACGTGATGCCGATCTTCGGCGAGCCGCTGGCGCGCAACTTCCTGACGCCGGAACATCTGAGCAGCCGGTTTTTCACTCTGCTCGTGTTCCTGCACATCGCCGTGCCGCTGATCCTGCTGCTCGGTATGTGGATTCACATCCAGCGCATCTCGCGGCCGAAGGTGAACCCGCCACGGCTGCTCGCCGTCCTTATGCTTGCCGCGCTGCTGGCGGTGGCGCTCTGGAAGCCGGCGGTGAGCCAGGGACCGGCGGATCTGACGAAAGTTCCCGCCGAGGTTGGCCTCGACTGGTTCTTTTTACCGCTTTATCCGCTTGCCGAGGCATGGGGTGGATGGGGCCTGTGGGCGCTGCTGTTCGGCGTCTCGACAATGCTGGCTGCCATGCCCTGGCTGCCGCCCTTGCGCCGGGCGCCCGCCGCTGAAGTGGATCTGCCCAACTGCAATGGTTGCAACCGCTGCGTGGAGGATTGTCCCTACGAGGCGATCAGGCTGGTGCCGCGCACCGACGACGAACCGTTCCCGTATCAGGCCGAGGTTTCTCCCGACCTGTGCGTTTCCTGCGGCATCTGCATGGGCTCATGCCCGTCCTCGACGCCGTTCCGGCGCCAACAGGACCTGAAGACCGGGATAGACCTCCCGGGGCAGCCCCTGCGCGCGGTGCGCGAGAGCGTCGCCGCCGCCTCGACCGAGCTTCGCGGCGAAGGCCGCGCGATGGTGCTCGCCTGCGCGCACGGCGCCGGCGGCGCCGATATGGTCGGTGTCGTCACCTTCCCCTGCGTCGCGATGATCCCGCCATCGCTGATCGACTATATCCTGAGCAAGGACCTTGCCGACGGCGTCGTGGTTGCGGGCTGCGGCGAAAGCACCGCCTACAACCGGCTCGGCATCGACTGGACGAAGCAGCGCTTCGCCGGCAAGCGCGATCCCTATCTGCGCAAGCGCGTGCCTCAGGAGCGGCTTCTCACCCTCTGGGCGTCGCCATTCGAGACCGCGCGCTACGACGCCGGGAAGGCGGCATTCGCCGAAAGCCTGAGGGGAATGACGAAGCCTTCGCGGACGGCCGCCCGGCAGGAGGCGTCTGGCGAAAACGCGGAGGATCAGTCATGA
- a CDS encoding cyclic nucleotide-binding domain-containing protein, protein MNERYIDPHDRKAIRTAPMFSALPPEALDALLAQSDLQLRPRRTTLFEQDEPATAFYLVLDGWVKLFRMTVGGDEVVVGVFARGDCIAEVPCLTGGAYPVSGETVTDARLLAVPTHGIVEVTRSNPQIGLAMLASTSLHLKGLVDQIEELKAHTGPQRLANFLIGLAPVAEGPCTIALPYEKLLIAGRLGMKPESLSRSFQRLRAVGVRIEQGTVVVNDMSRLAEFAGRERLMAVRCPLLRTGCRPG, encoded by the coding sequence ATGAACGAGCGATACATCGATCCGCATGACCGCAAGGCGATCCGTACCGCGCCGATGTTTTCAGCGCTGCCGCCGGAGGCGCTCGATGCCCTGCTGGCGCAGTCGGACCTGCAACTGCGGCCGCGGCGCACGACCCTGTTCGAGCAGGACGAGCCGGCGACGGCGTTTTATCTCGTGCTGGACGGCTGGGTGAAACTCTTTCGCATGACGGTGGGAGGCGACGAGGTGGTCGTCGGCGTGTTCGCGCGCGGCGATTGCATTGCCGAAGTGCCCTGCCTGACCGGCGGCGCCTATCCGGTGAGCGGCGAGACGGTAACCGACGCGCGCCTGCTGGCGGTGCCGACGCACGGCATCGTGGAAGTGACGCGATCCAACCCGCAGATCGGCCTGGCAATGCTGGCATCCACGTCACTGCACCTCAAGGGCCTGGTCGACCAGATAGAGGAGTTGAAGGCTCACACCGGCCCGCAGCGGCTCGCCAATTTCCTGATCGGGCTGGCGCCGGTGGCGGAGGGGCCCTGCACCATCGCCCTCCCCTACGAGAAGCTCCTCATCGCAGGCCGGCTCGGCATGAAGCCGGAGAGCCTGTCGCGCTCGTTCCAGCGGTTGCGGGCGGTCGGCGTGCGCATCGAGCAGGGCACCGTCGTGGTGAACGACATGAGCCGGTTGGCCGAGTTTGCCGGACGCGAGCGTCTGATGGCTGTCAGGTGCCCACTGCTTCGCACGGGCTGTCGTCCCGGCTGA
- a CDS encoding SCO family protein, translating to MKMRSLAAAGLLLACLWGGSPAAAARIDAEEALERSEAAIGSATGDHRLVRSDGAPLSLFELRGRPLIVSLVYTSCSTVCPVGTETLKSSVAQARRALGAASFEVLTLGFDARNDTPRRMAAFALDHDIAGDPLWHVASASPAVLKALLGEVGFTYAGAAGGFEHVAQTTILDADGRVYRQIYGDQYPLQVLVEPLKELVFGVTTTSFTPAAFADRLRFLCTVYDPKTGRYKVDYTIFFEIGVGGLSLALMGWMIVRMWRGSRRPA from the coding sequence ATGAAGATGCGCTCTCTCGCCGCGGCCGGGCTTCTTCTCGCCTGCCTCTGGGGCGGGTCGCCGGCCGCAGCGGCCCGCATCGACGCGGAGGAGGCGCTGGAAAGGAGCGAGGCCGCGATCGGAAGCGCGACGGGCGATCACCGCCTCGTCCGCTCGGACGGCGCGCCGCTGAGCCTGTTCGAACTGAGGGGGCGGCCGCTGATCGTCAGCCTGGTCTACACGAGCTGCAGCACCGTATGCCCGGTCGGGACGGAGACGCTAAAGTCCTCCGTCGCGCAGGCGCGCAGGGCGCTGGGCGCGGCCTCGTTCGAAGTCCTGACCCTGGGCTTCGACGCCCGCAACGACACGCCGCGCCGGATGGCGGCGTTCGCCCTCGACCATGACATCGCCGGCGATCCGCTCTGGCATGTGGCGAGCGCCTCCCCGGCCGTGCTCAAGGCGCTGCTGGGGGAGGTAGGCTTCACCTATGCCGGGGCCGCCGGCGGCTTCGAGCATGTGGCGCAGACGACGATCCTCGATGCCGATGGCCGCGTCTACCGCCAGATCTACGGCGACCAGTATCCGCTGCAGGTGCTCGTCGAGCCGCTCAAGGAACTGGTGTTCGGCGTCACGACGACCTCGTTCACGCCGGCCGCATTCGCCGACAGGCTGCGCTTCCTGTGCACCGTCTACGACCCCAAGACCGGCCGCTACAAGGTCGATTACACGATCTTCTTCGAGATCGGTGTCGGGGGTCTGTCGCTCGCGCTGATGGGGTGGATGATCGTGCGCATGTGGCGCGGCAGCCGCCGTCCCGCCTGA
- a CDS encoding bacteriohemerythrin, with translation MALITWKDSYSVGIKAVDHEHRELIDLINELHESLLTDNGKPDVTAFLGEIFRGISAHFALEERFMRAHRYDQFDQHKQAHEELLEEIRDIMDGYEANPEGASKLLSNRLDLWFTGHFSTHDARLHHRLGSHDHG, from the coding sequence ATGGCCCTGATCACATGGAAGGACAGCTACAGCGTCGGCATCAAGGCGGTCGACCACGAGCACCGGGAACTGATCGACCTCATCAACGAACTTCACGAAAGCCTGCTGACAGACAACGGAAAGCCCGATGTGACCGCCTTCCTCGGGGAGATCTTCCGCGGCATCTCAGCGCATTTCGCGCTCGAGGAGCGGTTCATGCGCGCGCACCGCTACGACCAGTTCGACCAGCACAAGCAGGCGCATGAGGAGCTTCTGGAGGAAATACGCGACATCATGGACGGCTACGAGGCAAACCCCGAAGGCGCATCGAAGCTGCTTTCAAACCGGCTGGACCTCTGGTTCACCGGTCACTTCAGCACGCACGACGCACGGCTCCATCACCGCCTCGGGTCCCACGACCACGGATAA
- the ehuD gene encoding ectoine/hydroxyectoine ABC transporter permease subunit EhuD translates to MWDWNFALEILPKLASAALITIQATLIGFAVAATLGLALALLRVAAPKSGFAISLFVELVRSTPLLIQIFFVYFVFPKFGVVLDAFAAGVLAIGIHYAAYCSEVYRAGFDNVPRGQWEASIALNLSPWTTLKDVIIPQAIPPVVPALGNYLVALFKETPLLSAIAVLELMQTAKIIGSTTFRYNEPITIVGGFFLIMSLFSAALILMIERLLKSRYPQ, encoded by the coding sequence ATGTGGGATTGGAACTTCGCGCTCGAAATCCTCCCGAAGCTCGCGAGCGCGGCGCTGATCACCATCCAGGCAACGCTGATCGGCTTCGCCGTCGCGGCAACGCTCGGGCTGGCGCTTGCGCTTCTCAGGGTGGCCGCGCCGAAAAGCGGATTCGCGATCTCGCTCTTCGTGGAACTGGTGCGCTCAACGCCGCTGCTGATCCAGATTTTCTTCGTCTATTTCGTTTTTCCGAAGTTCGGCGTCGTGCTGGATGCGTTCGCCGCCGGGGTCTTGGCGATCGGCATCCATTACGCGGCATACTGCTCCGAGGTCTACCGGGCAGGCTTTGACAATGTGCCGCGTGGCCAGTGGGAAGCCTCGATCGCCCTCAATCTCTCGCCCTGGACGACGCTGAAGGACGTGATCATACCGCAGGCGATTCCGCCTGTCGTCCCTGCCCTGGGCAACTATCTCGTCGCCTTGTTCAAGGAAACGCCGCTCCTCTCTGCGATAGCCGTCCTGGAACTGATGCAGACGGCGAAGATCATAGGCTCCACGACATTCCGCTACAACGAGCCGATTACAATAGTCGGCGGCTTCTTCCTGATCATGAGCCTCTTCTCCGCGGCGCTGATACTCATGATCGAACGCCTCCTGAAGAGCAGATATCCGCAATGA
- the ehuB gene encoding ectoine/hydroxyectoine ABC transporter substrate-binding protein EhuB, whose amino-acid sequence MFTRRATFMAGVSLIAASMLNLSPVYAQSTLEDARKQGFIRVGFANEAPFGYATPEGVLTGESPEIAKIILARLGIPSVDGVLTEFGALIPGLKAHRFDIIAAGMFITPKRCQEVAFSEPSYGIGEAMLVQTGNPKGVKDYSTFVENADLKLAIMAGSINVDYAAAAGVPEAQLLVLPDTSSLIAAVQSGRADAAGLAALSIADMAKKAEGVESTAPFSEIAGKPIKAHGGFAFRKEDTSLVDAFNAELKNFIGTPEHLKVVEQFGLDESYLPQKTTAELCGG is encoded by the coding sequence ATGTTTACACGCCGCGCGACCTTCATGGCAGGCGTATCGCTTATCGCCGCATCGATGCTCAACCTATCGCCGGTTTACGCGCAATCGACGCTGGAGGACGCACGCAAGCAGGGCTTCATCCGTGTGGGTTTCGCCAACGAAGCGCCCTTCGGTTATGCGACGCCCGAAGGTGTGCTGACAGGCGAGTCCCCGGAGATCGCGAAGATCATTCTCGCCCGGCTCGGGATTCCAAGCGTCGACGGTGTCCTGACGGAATTCGGCGCTCTTATACCCGGACTGAAAGCCCATCGCTTCGACATCATCGCCGCCGGCATGTTCATCACGCCCAAGCGCTGCCAGGAAGTCGCCTTCTCCGAGCCCTCCTACGGCATTGGCGAGGCGATGCTGGTGCAGACGGGCAATCCGAAGGGCGTCAAGGACTATTCTACTTTCGTCGAGAACGCCGATCTGAAGCTCGCGATCATGGCCGGCTCGATCAATGTGGACTACGCGGCGGCGGCAGGTGTGCCGGAGGCACAGCTCCTCGTCCTGCCGGACACGTCGAGCCTGATCGCGGCGGTACAGTCCGGGCGTGCCGACGCGGCTGGCCTCGCGGCGCTCTCGATCGCGGATATGGCGAAGAAAGCGGAAGGCGTCGAATCGACCGCGCCGTTCAGCGAGATCGCCGGCAAGCCGATCAAGGCGCATGGCGGCTTCGCCTTCCGCAAGGAGGATACGAGCCTCGTCGATGCGTTCAACGCCGAACTGAAGAATTTCATCGGAACGCCCGAGCACCTGAAGGTGGTTGAGCAGTTTGGACTGGACGAATCCTATCTTCCGCAGAAGACGACCGCCGAACTGTGCGGCGGGTGA
- the cyoE gene encoding heme o synthase: MLDAAKIVITLLKLRIGVAIAASALAGLAITRGDTPTAGAIAALGLAVLGASGAAGAFNHYHERVCDRRMARTASRPFASGQLKEGPIWPVTFAALLAASVGLAWAAAGTVSALYVFLGAVTYGLIYTVWLKPRTSSNIVVGGLAGSFAVLAGAAAVDPQPQWASSILAVVLFLWTPPHFWSLAAAKADDYSAAGIPMLPVIASEREWTLTILIYTATLVALSLTPLWFGMGWIYGLFAGAGGGWFLWKSWSLYRAPSRRAAMANFLASLVQLLLLVAGIFLTALIG; the protein is encoded by the coding sequence ATGCTCGATGCGGCAAAGATCGTCATCACGCTCCTGAAGCTCAGGATCGGCGTTGCTATCGCGGCAAGCGCACTGGCGGGCCTCGCCATCACGCGCGGCGATACGCCCACGGCCGGCGCGATCGCCGCTCTGGGGCTCGCCGTCCTCGGCGCATCGGGCGCGGCGGGTGCGTTCAACCACTATCATGAGCGCGTCTGCGACCGGCGGATGGCGCGTACGGCGTCGCGTCCCTTCGCCAGCGGGCAGCTCAAGGAGGGGCCGATATGGCCGGTGACGTTCGCGGCGCTTCTCGCCGCCTCCGTCGGGCTCGCCTGGGCGGCGGCCGGCACGGTCTCGGCCCTCTACGTCTTCCTCGGCGCGGTCACCTACGGCCTCATCTACACCGTCTGGCTGAAGCCTCGCACCTCGTCCAACATCGTGGTCGGCGGGCTGGCGGGCTCCTTCGCCGTGCTCGCCGGCGCGGCCGCCGTCGATCCCCAGCCGCAATGGGCCTCCAGCATCCTCGCCGTCGTCCTGTTCCTGTGGACGCCGCCGCATTTCTGGAGCCTCGCCGCGGCCAAGGCGGACGACTATTCGGCCGCCGGCATACCGATGCTGCCGGTCATCGCTTCCGAGCGTGAATGGACGCTGACGATCCTGATCTATACGGCAACGCTGGTCGCCCTATCGCTGACGCCGTTGTGGTTCGGCATGGGCTGGATCTACGGCCTCTTCGCCGGGGCCGGCGGTGGCTGGTTCCTGTGGAAGAGCTGGAGCCTCTACCGCGCGCCGTCGCGCCGCGCGGCGATGGCGAACTTCCTCGCCTCGCTGGTTCAACTCCTGCTGCTCGTCGCCGGCATCTTCCTGACGGCGCTCATCGGATGA
- the ehuA gene encoding ectoine/hydroxyectoine ABC transporter ATP-binding protein EhuA yields MIRFENVSKRYGPLAVLDGLDLEISRGEKVSIIGPSGSGKTTVLRMLMTLETINDGVIWVDGEPLTHMYRGGVLVPANAAHLRRVRAKIGMVFQSFNLFPHMTALGNCIEAPMTVLGMKRADAQARAAELLDMVGLGSKRDHYPAQLSGGQQQRVAIARALAMRPKIMLFDEVTSALDPELVGEVLAVIRRIGREHELTMVMVTHQMGFAREFSDRVCFFYDGKICEQGPPQDLFGAPKNERTRQFLNAVLEAG; encoded by the coding sequence ATGATCCGTTTTGAGAATGTTTCCAAGCGCTATGGCCCGCTGGCCGTCCTCGACGGGCTCGATCTCGAGATCTCGCGCGGCGAGAAGGTGTCGATCATCGGCCCTTCCGGTTCGGGAAAGACGACAGTGTTGCGCATGCTGATGACGTTGGAAACGATCAACGACGGCGTCATCTGGGTAGATGGTGAACCGCTTACCCATATGTATCGCGGCGGCGTGCTGGTCCCCGCAAACGCGGCGCATTTGCGACGGGTTCGCGCCAAGATCGGCATGGTATTCCAGTCGTTCAATCTGTTCCCTCACATGACTGCGCTCGGCAACTGCATCGAAGCGCCGATGACGGTGCTCGGCATGAAAAGAGCCGATGCACAGGCGCGCGCCGCCGAATTGCTCGACATGGTCGGCCTCGGTTCGAAAAGGGATCACTATCCGGCCCAGCTTTCGGGCGGACAGCAGCAGCGGGTAGCTATCGCACGGGCGCTCGCCATGCGACCGAAAATCATGCTGTTCGACGAAGTGACGTCCGCACTGGACCCCGAGCTTGTCGGCGAGGTTCTCGCGGTCATCAGAAGGATCGGCCGCGAGCACGAACTGACCATGGTGATGGTCACCCACCAGATGGGTTTTGCCCGGGAATTCTCGGATCGCGTTTGCTTCTTCTATGACGGCAAGATCTGTGAACAGGGTCCGCCGCAAGATCTGTTTGGCGCGCCGAAGAACGAGCGCACGCGCCAGTTTCTGAATGCGGTCCTCGAAGCGGGTTGA
- the ehuC gene encoding ectoine/hydroxyectoine ABC transporter permease subunit EhuC: MGVRALIVLLMVTLVTISALAAQEKYQLFFPALLAGARLTAEITVLGSALAVGMAILSALARMYGGRPLSWIATAYVQLFRGTSALVQLFWLFFVLPQFGVYLDAFAVAVIALGLNIGAYGSEVVRGAILAVPRGQWEAATALNMGRLQMLRRIVLPQAFIAMIPPWGNLFIELLKSTALVSLITLADLAFKAQQLNQATLQTLPIFTLVLLFYLAMALVITIGMRLLEGRFSRGLARGRVS, from the coding sequence ATGGGAGTTCGTGCACTCATCGTCCTGCTGATGGTCACGCTTGTGACCATCAGCGCATTGGCTGCGCAGGAAAAGTACCAGCTTTTCTTTCCCGCGCTTCTCGCGGGAGCGCGATTGACGGCGGAAATAACCGTGCTGGGCTCCGCGCTGGCTGTGGGCATGGCCATCCTCTCCGCGCTCGCCAGAATGTATGGCGGCAGGCCGCTCAGTTGGATCGCGACGGCCTATGTCCAGCTGTTTCGCGGAACGTCCGCTCTGGTGCAGCTGTTCTGGCTTTTCTTCGTCCTGCCGCAGTTTGGCGTCTATCTCGATGCCTTTGCCGTGGCGGTCATAGCGCTCGGCCTGAATATCGGCGCCTATGGTTCCGAGGTCGTCCGTGGTGCGATTCTGGCGGTGCCTCGCGGTCAGTGGGAGGCTGCCACGGCGCTCAACATGGGCCGCCTCCAGATGTTGCGCAGGATCGTACTGCCGCAGGCGTTCATTGCCATGATTCCTCCCTGGGGCAACCTCTTCATCGAATTGCTGAAATCGACCGCCCTCGTTTCGCTGATCACCCTCGCCGATCTGGCCTTCAAGGCGCAGCAGCTCAATCAGGCGACCTTGCAGACATTGCCGATCTTCACGCTCGTGCTCCTCTTCTACCTTGCCATGGCGCTGGTGATCACCATCGGTATGCGCCTCCTGGAAGGCCGGTTTTCACGCGGACTTGCGCGCGGGAGGGTCAGCTAG
- a CDS encoding cbb3-type cytochrome c oxidase subunit I — protein MTAIDASYAGAPASAAAFRTCRFTGLKVDIAAQRLIKANAVAAIVFLAIGGLMGLLVALTRWPAIQLLPSEWFYLILTGHGANVLLFWIIFFEIALLYFASAVLLGSRLAAPRFGWAAFVLMVLGAIMTNVAVFQGDSSVMFTSYPPMQAAPHFYLGLIVFAVGALIGVFVFFGTLVVAHAERTYEGSIPLVTFGALTAAIIAVFTLASGAIILIPTFLWSLGLIAEIDPLMYKVIWWGMGHSSQQINVAAHVSVWYAIGALTIGAKPLSEKVSRTAFLLYILFLQLASAHHLLADPGMSATWKIVNTSYMLYLAVLGSLIHGLTVPGALEAAQRRNGYTKGAFEWLRKAPWGNPAFAGMFLSLVMFGFIGGISGVVLGTEQLNLLMHNTIYVPGHFHGTVVAGTTLAFMAMTYYVLPLVFQRDIIWPKLARWQPYLFGLGAAGISLFMMGAGTLGVPRRHWDISLTDAIHPFELPSGGFLMMGLNGLSAVVASIGGILFVLIAVGTVLWGKRLDRGDAPLTFPLHKKAAVVAEYGSHATIKLPGTIILVTIFFVSFVLYYFVNWKYLSEIWLLR, from the coding sequence ATGACAGCCATAGACGCATCCTACGCCGGCGCGCCGGCATCCGCGGCGGCCTTCCGCACCTGCCGCTTCACGGGCCTGAAGGTCGACATCGCCGCGCAGCGCCTCATCAAGGCCAATGCGGTGGCGGCGATCGTCTTCCTCGCGATCGGCGGCCTGATGGGCCTGCTGGTCGCGCTCACCCGTTGGCCGGCGATACAGTTGCTGCCGTCGGAGTGGTTCTACCTCATCCTCACGGGGCACGGTGCCAATGTGCTTCTGTTCTGGATCATTTTCTTCGAGATCGCGCTCCTCTACTTCGCCTCCGCCGTCCTGCTCGGCTCCAGGCTCGCCGCGCCGCGTTTCGGCTGGGCCGCCTTCGTGCTGATGGTGCTGGGAGCGATCATGACGAACGTGGCGGTATTCCAGGGCGATTCGAGCGTGATGTTCACCTCCTATCCGCCGATGCAGGCCGCGCCGCACTTCTATCTCGGCCTGATCGTCTTCGCGGTCGGGGCGCTCATCGGCGTCTTCGTCTTCTTCGGCACGCTGGTCGTCGCGCACGCCGAGCGCACCTATGAGGGCTCGATACCGCTGGTCACCTTCGGCGCGCTGACGGCGGCCATCATCGCCGTCTTCACGCTGGCCTCTGGCGCCATCATCCTGATCCCGACCTTCCTGTGGTCGCTGGGGCTGATCGCAGAGATCGACCCGCTGATGTACAAGGTCATCTGGTGGGGGATGGGCCATTCCTCGCAGCAGATCAACGTGGCCGCGCATGTGTCGGTCTGGTATGCGATCGGCGCGCTCACCATCGGCGCCAAGCCGCTGTCGGAGAAGGTCAGCCGCACCGCCTTCCTGCTCTACATCCTGTTCCTGCAACTCGCCTCGGCGCACCATCTGCTCGCCGATCCGGGTATGAGCGCCACGTGGAAGATCGTCAACACCAGCTACATGCTGTACCTGGCCGTGCTCGGGTCGCTGATCCACGGACTTACGGTTCCCGGTGCGCTGGAGGCGGCGCAGCGCCGCAACGGCTACACCAAGGGCGCGTTCGAGTGGCTGCGCAAGGCTCCGTGGGGCAATCCGGCCTTCGCGGGCATGTTCCTGTCGCTGGTCATGTTCGGCTTCATCGGCGGCATCTCCGGCGTCGTGCTCGGCACCGAGCAGCTCAACCTCCTGATGCACAACACCATCTACGTGCCGGGACACTTCCACGGCACGGTGGTGGCCGGCACCACGCTCGCCTTCATGGCGATGACCTACTACGTGCTGCCGCTGGTCTTCCAGCGCGACATCATCTGGCCGAAGCTGGCGCGCTGGCAGCCCTACCTGTTCGGGCTGGGGGCGGCCGGCATCTCGCTGTTCATGATGGGCGCCGGCACGCTGGGGGTTCCGCGCCGCCACTGGGACATCTCTCTCACCGACGCCATCCATCCCTTCGAGCTGCCTTCTGGCGGGTTCCTGATGATGGGCCTCAACGGGTTGTCGGCGGTCGTCGCCTCGATCGGCGGCATCCTCTTCGTCCTCATCGCGGTCGGCACCGTGCTGTGGGGCAAGCGCCTCGATCGGGGCGACGCGCCGCTGACGTTCCCGCTGCACAAGAAGGCGGCCGTCGTCGCCGAGTATGGCAGCCACGCGACGATCAAGCTGCCGGGGACGATCATCCTGGTCACGATCTTCTTCGTGTCCTTCGTCCTCTACTACTTCGTCAACTGGAAGTACCTGTCAGAAATCTGGCTGCTGCGCTGA